One Vibrio campbellii CAIM 519 = NBRC 15631 = ATCC 25920 genomic window carries:
- a CDS encoding ABC transporter ATP-binding protein yields the protein MAKEVLRIENLKQHFVSGKGLFKKGYTIKAVDGVSLSVGEGETLGLVGESGCGKSTLGRTILKLYEPTEGKIFFEGKDITKFSVKEMRSLRKDMQIVFQDPMESLNQRHTIGMILEEPYVIHNIGTSAERKQWVKELLVKVGLPETAVNRYPHEFSGGQRQRIGIARAIALKPKLLICDESVSALDVSVQAQILNLLLQLQQEMNLAIIFISHDLSVVKHVSDKVAVMYFGKVVEAGNAKEIYANPQNDYTKKLLSAIPITHPKYRKKKRLAEKKQQVA from the coding sequence ATGGCCAAAGAAGTATTAAGAATTGAAAATCTTAAGCAGCACTTTGTATCTGGTAAAGGACTGTTTAAGAAAGGCTACACCATCAAAGCGGTAGATGGTGTGTCGCTATCAGTAGGTGAGGGGGAAACCCTTGGCCTAGTAGGTGAGTCTGGTTGTGGTAAGAGTACCCTTGGCCGCACGATTCTCAAGTTGTACGAGCCAACGGAAGGTAAGATTTTCTTTGAAGGTAAAGACATCACCAAGTTTTCTGTCAAAGAAATGCGTTCATTGCGTAAAGACATGCAGATTGTCTTTCAAGACCCAATGGAATCACTCAACCAACGTCATACCATTGGCATGATTCTCGAAGAGCCGTATGTGATTCACAATATCGGTACTTCTGCAGAGCGTAAGCAGTGGGTGAAAGAGCTACTGGTTAAAGTTGGCTTGCCAGAAACCGCAGTGAACCGCTACCCGCATGAGTTTTCCGGTGGTCAGCGTCAGCGTATTGGTATTGCACGTGCGATTGCGCTTAAGCCTAAGTTGCTGATTTGTGATGAATCGGTGTCGGCACTGGACGTATCGGTTCAGGCGCAAATCCTAAATTTACTGCTTCAACTGCAACAAGAGATGAATTTAGCAATTATCTTTATCTCTCATGATTTGTCTGTCGTGAAGCATGTCTCTGACAAAGTGGCGGTGATGTATTTTGGTAAGGTAGTCGAAGCGGGTAACGCGAAAGAAATCTACGCGAACCCTCAAAATGACTACACCAAGAAGCTCCTCTCTGCGATCCCAATTACTCATCCGAAGTATCGCAAGAAAAAGCGCTTAGCAGAAAAAAAGCAGCAAGTGGCGTAA
- a CDS encoding ABC transporter ATP-binding protein encodes MENDVILSVKDLEVEFTTDDGPVKVLHGVNFDVRAGRTLGLVGESGSGKSVTSMSIMGLLPKPYGNIVNGEVDYRGTNLVTLPAEEMYAMRGDRISIIFQDPMTALNPVHSIGRQLCEVLELHRPELDKKEREAYAIEMLAKVKIPMPEKRLNEYPHNLSGGMRQRVMIAMALACKPDILICDEPTTALDVTVQASILELMNELQEETGMAMIFITHDLGVVAEVCDDVAVMYGGRIVEKAEIFELFDNPQHPYTERLMGLMPSLDNEPKQMIDIKPIDASMFAS; translated from the coding sequence TAAAGATCTAGAAGTTGAATTCACTACTGATGACGGCCCAGTGAAAGTACTGCATGGCGTGAACTTTGATGTTCGCGCTGGACGTACCCTTGGCCTTGTTGGCGAATCGGGCAGTGGTAAGAGTGTGACCTCCATGTCCATCATGGGTTTGCTGCCGAAACCTTACGGTAATATCGTCAATGGTGAGGTTGATTACCGCGGTACAAACTTGGTGACACTGCCGGCAGAAGAAATGTATGCCATGCGCGGTGATCGCATTTCAATCATCTTCCAGGATCCAATGACGGCGCTTAACCCAGTGCATTCTATTGGTCGTCAGCTTTGTGAGGTGTTAGAGCTACACCGTCCTGAGTTGGATAAGAAAGAACGTGAAGCTTACGCTATTGAAATGTTGGCGAAAGTGAAAATCCCAATGCCAGAAAAGCGCTTGAATGAGTATCCACACAATCTGTCTGGCGGCATGCGTCAGCGTGTGATGATCGCCATGGCGTTGGCGTGTAAACCCGATATTCTGATCTGTGATGAGCCAACCACTGCACTGGATGTAACGGTTCAGGCGTCTATCCTTGAACTAATGAACGAGCTTCAAGAAGAAACGGGCATGGCGATGATCTTCATTACCCACGATCTAGGTGTAGTTGCCGAAGTGTGTGATGACGTGGCGGTGATGTATGGTGGTCGTATTGTTGAAAAGGCAGAGATTTTCGAGCTATTCGATAATCCGCAACACCCATACACTGAACGTTTGATGGGCTTGATGCCAAGCTTGGATAACGAGCCTAAGCAAATGATCGACATTAAACCGATCGATGCCAGCATGTTTGCTAGCTAA